The segment tgttttttaataacatatttttgttatttgttcagAAACAGGCGTTTGCATTATTTGTAAGTGAGCAGATTATTTTGACAATCTTCATATTGGAAATTCTGGTCAAGTGGAATAATGGGTTCAAGATGTTTTGGAAGGTACTTTTTCCCTTTTTTGTCTTTCTCCTTTTCTACCTGTTACTTTGTGTCATGCAACGCCACAtgtacaaattaataaatacaacttATGCGGAGCCCAAAACTAACAGTTACAATGTCTGCAGAGCTGGTGGAACATTGTAGGCTTTGTGATCACTCTAACTCTCATCGCGGGAAACAGGATAACCAGTAATCCCATAGCTCAGATTATTTGCAAGTGAGCAATAATTTATAACCTATACGGTATATATTTAATACTTGGAATATATTCTGTTTCAGTGCTTATAATAGACAAATGTGCAATGAGACATGTGCTTTAGGTAACTTTTAAATTGGTGTTTTAGGGTGCTACGTATGGTCCATATCAACAGATGCTTCGCATTCTCACAAGATGCAATAACGATGGCTCAGGTCTTCAGGGAATTCATTAAAGACACCTTCATGATCGTATTCCCCTTTTTGGTCTTCATGCTGGTATACATTTTATGGcgaatacatacagtacatatgcaCACAATTTTTATGCAGTGCTCGCTTGTTTGACATTGGTGGCTGTTCTTTGATTCTGTTATCAGGGGTTTGCAACATTTGGTGTACACTACTTCAGTTCTGTTCCATCAGTGTTTGGGAATTTAGAATCTGCCTTCTacactttgtttgtttgtgtgaccGAAGATGGATGGCTCGACATCTACAACAAGTTTAAGGAGTATATATACTTGTGCTTGTTGTAAAGATTTATCAGGTGGTAACTATTAAAGCATTATTCTGTCTTCAGCATTGAGTGAactaacatttgtttttttaatgtcagaGACAGGTTCACAAGCTTACTGTACTTCATGATCTTTATCTCCTGTGGCATCTTTGTCATTGCAATAGTTGAGGTTCTGTTCATGAATAACTTGACAATGTCATGGCGGGACACATGGGACAAAGAAAGTCCGGCAGACTCGGAGGTATTTCTAAAATACTAATGTGCTGAGCTGAAATATCAATACAATACATTTACTCTACTGTTGAAATCATCAAGGATCTGGTGATGCAATATTGAAATCTGTTCGACAGTAATCTAGTTTGCAATAGACTCTATGCACGATCGCTTCCGCGTTTTGTCTCAGTCTGCTCAGTCACTTCCGGTGCACGTAGCTCCCATAGGGAACAATGACGTTTTCACTCAAGATGCACGTAGGTCAACGACGTGAGTCAAATTATTCAAACACTACTTCAtacatcgacaaccaaaaagTGGAAAGGCTTCAGGCTATCagtttcaagctacatccacaaatatggtaaaaaaaattaaacttttGTACTTACTTGAGGcttgatcacagaggcactcaACAATGCTGAGCTTTAGTGCTGTCAGTTGTCCTgtcatacttaaaaaaaaaaaaaaagtatagtacaatgcaatgtaagtcactttggataaaagcatctgccaaatgcataaatgtaaatgtcagttCACtgaaatgtgaatgttttttagtaaacattatcacttataaagccttatcACTTGGTGACAAATTACCTCAGCCCTATGAGAGCGGAAGTTCCTTAGCCGGCTGAGATTTAGCAGATCACCCTgcatgtagggctgtcacgattatttaataatcgtctcatcgcgattgtttgacctcatcgcgatggtttcagatcatcgcgattattgcacatctctatagaagacactagggggagctgtagtgcatctgcatattgcatattttagtgtatatattgttacttaagcatggtaatacttgtaaaatgtaccaccacaacacaatcacttaaaaaaaaactaaaacatatacaaattacctgcagtacaatttgatattatttaagcaaatctcagtttgaaaaccagtctaccaaaatttcactaacacacaagttaaattttattgtagtcttgcaagtgagaaaaaaaacagactagaagcttttctatgactgatagtattttaatggtggcttcaattcacacctgatcaatttacaagtatttggtggttgtattattgacaggtaaaagcctaaaccttaaatatatgatgacccaattttttccgatgtatttccaagaaaaaaacatagtcttgtattcagaacaatatggttgtttcaatcgctgaatcaaaaatgcatgagaattaaatgtcaaagctcaaaaacagacaattaatcgccaaagccccaaaacagacaattaatcgccataatcgcaatgatttattagacaattaatcatcaatcaaatttcataatcgtgacagccctacctgCATGCATAGTCTATTCTTTTTGTTTAGTTTGTAGTTATCCAAAAAAATCCAACTTTATATATCCTATGGATAGGATCTGtcaccttaaaggaacagtttacccaaaaatgaaaattctgtcttcatttactcacccttcagttgttccaaacctgtataaatttctttgttcagatgaacacagaaaaagatatttggaagaatgcttgtaaccaaacaggttttggccattgactaccatagtaggaaaaaaatgtctttgttctgttataaaagatattttgaagaatgtagtaaaGCAAACCAttctgggcacttttgactatcatcgtaatttttttttcttccaaatatctttctctgttcatcggaacaaagaaatttatacagatttgtaacaactcaagggtgagtaaatgatgacagaaatcatatttttgggtgaactgtacctttaaggcaGTAAGCAACAACCTAGGAACCACCAAGAACACCTTAGAAACACACTAAATCCTTACTCCCTGTTAAGGCCATTACCACAACCTAGCATTGCAGAAGCAGAGAACGTAAACAAAAACAGATGTTTATCATacaagaaaatgttttatggcATGAACAGGATCTTAGCACCATCTTCAAGGATCAGAATGATGTCGATCAGAGGTTTTTGGAGACTTGGTACCCAAAGAATCTGACTCCTGAAACCTATGATGATATAGTCCGTGTCATGTTAGAAAAGGACCTTAAGGAACCTTATGAAATTCAGCGAGAGCTAGAAGGGTATGTGTCAATGTAGTATGAAAGTTGTACATTTTTTCAATTACATTACCATGGTCTATTCTAGACTTTTTTGTCGATATGGGCATAAtcttaaatctgttttttaatGTCTTACAGGATTCTGGAGGTGGTTCATAACCACCCTGCAAACAACATGCACGATTACAGGCCTGAAAATAAGAACTTTACCCTAGAAGAGACAATAATTGACAAGGAGCTTGCCACTGGAGACATTCTGACCGCTCTCCTCCACCTGGACCAGGTGAagtttagatatattttttaacattttaataaattattttctatgATTTACCTACAAAAATACAGTCAGATATGCAGAACATCCTGTTTCAAAAATCCATGGGGTGAATTTGTTTCAGGCAAACCTTCTGGACACCCGCACGACTACACCAAACCTGAACGAAGGCATGGCATTACATTTAGAAGCTTCATTGCCAGTTTATGGGGTTTAAAATTCTCAATCACATTGGgtgtaaaaatgataaataatatatatatatatatatatatatattatataaaaagatGATATAATGATTTAGTGAGTAGATGTAATCAATCTTTACTGGTCATTTCAATTATATGTTGCATTTTAATTGtcagttgtgttttttgaaTATTGTCAATAAAATAAAGATCAGTTCATCAACGCTCTGAATATACAGAAATGTGAAGGGGTAAATTCACCCTACAGTTTCTTTAATGGCAACAGCAGGTTTTGGTCCTATATGAGTCCAAATATAGCCTTTCTCTGGACGAACTGGTATTGTTGGAAAGGGGGAACTCCTTGATTTAAAATATTCCGATGGGGCATGACATACAAATTCCAGGTATTCCATTTTTCTTGGCAAGTCCTCTTCAGGACCTaaacaataaaagtgatttttaGTTGAGAAAACAAATAGTTTCTTAtgctctgtaaaaaaatatcttcAAGTCTTCAAATATCTTCAAAACTTCAAAGTGCTCAGGTTACTTTACATCCTTTGTTGGGAGAATATTCTTTAACAGGTGTTTTATAATGCATGCTCCTATCAGGGCTTTGACATTCTTGGTGATGCACTTGACTCAAGTTATTTAGGTCAACCAAAACACAATGGCATTTTAAATACAGCACATCTGTCAGCAAGAAACGAACGTGAACTCACCAACAATGTAAGTGCTTGGATCGAACCGATCTCGGGGACTGGCTTGAGTTGGGATCAGCCAAGTTAATGCAGCACTTTTCTCGCAGTACTGGTCCTGGACGAAACCACGAATCTGAGCGTAATACGGTTTACCATCCTCCTCGTCTATTACTTTAATTACATCTCCTATTTGATAGTAGACGCCCTGGCCAAATGAAAGACATGTTGGTAAGTATGGTGGAAGTCAGAAGAACAGCAAAATAAGAGTAGGAAAGGTTAACGTaactttattatatttttttattgacacTACAACAAACATAACTTAAACACTTATAACAAGAtatccaaataaaaaaacaaaaataacttaaaaagGGAAAATCatgattacattttaaattacatataaattaAAGATACATATAACAATTACTGAAAAAAACATCATGTTAATATTCCAGAGACAGCATATTTAAATTATCCAATAAGTGTAGCTTTTTAGCAAATAGGCCTACTATTGTGTCTTTTTTACTATTAACAAATTGGAGAGAATCCAAATATATGTGGAAATCTATCATAAACACATTCGAACAAGGTTTCGAATGGATATTATATTTACCGACTAACATCATCAGATTCACCATACAATCAAAcggtatgttttttttaattcaaaatatattaagACATCTTTTGCAGTCAAATTACAACTAAAGCTTGTTTTCTCTTGGATGTACAAAGATaatcccccccccaaaaaaatctttGAATGGTAACATTCATAAAAAAGATGTTCC is part of the Triplophysa rosa linkage group LG16, Trosa_1v2, whole genome shotgun sequence genome and harbors:
- the LOC130566589 gene encoding cation channel sperm-associated protein 4-like isoform X1, producing the protein MGDRKQSRDDLDNDSGRELFDLFLCFLTTTCGVSNFIIILIQTVAGLSEKQAFALFVSEQIILTIFILEILVKWNNGFKMFWKSWWNIVGFVITLTLIAGNRITSNPIAQIICKVLRMVHINRCFAFSQDAITMAQVFREFIKDTFMIVFPFLVFMLGFATFGVHYFSSVPSVFGNLESAFYTLFVCVTEDGWLDIYNKFKEYIYLCLL
- the LOC130566589 gene encoding uncharacterized protein LOC130566589 isoform X4, producing the protein MDGSTSTTSLRIEVLFMNNLTMSWRDTWDKESPADSEDLSTIFKDQNDVDQRFLETWYPKNLTPETYDDIVRVMLEKDLKEPYEIQRELEGILEVVHNHPANNMHDYRPENKNFTLEETIIDKELATGDILTALLHLDQANLLDTRTTTPNLNEGMALHLEASLPVYGV
- the LOC130566589 gene encoding uncharacterized protein LOC130566589 isoform X3 → MIFISCGIFVIAIVEVLFMNNLTMSWRDTWDKESPADSEDLSTIFKDQNDVDQRFLETWYPKNLTPETYDDIVRVMLEKDLKEPYEIQRELEGILEVVHNHPANNMHDYRPENKNFTLEETIIDKELATGDILTALLHLDQANLLDTRTTTPNLNEGMALHLEASLPVYGV
- the gatad1 gene encoding GATA zinc finger domain-containing protein 1, with product MPLGLKPCCAVCKTNSSSMWKKGSQGEILCNNCTGKSTSSGASGGASVSSAIQQNNGGGKQSKQEIHRRSARLRSTKYKAPASEKKVSTKGKGRRHIFKLKNPIKAPESVSTIITSESMFYKGVYYQIGDVIKVIDEEDGKPYYAQIRGFVQDQYCEKSAALTWLIPTQASPRDRFDPSTYIVGPEEDLPRKMEYLEFVCHAPSEYFKSRSSPFPTIPVRPEKGYIWTHIGPKPAVAIKETVG
- the LOC130566589 gene encoding cation channel sperm-associated protein 4-like isoform X2, with the protein product MGDRKQSRDDLDNDSGRELFDLFLCFLTTTCGVSNFIIILIQTVAGLSEKQAFALFVSEQIILTIFILEILVKWNNGFKMFWKSWWNIVGFVITLTLIAGNRITSNPIAQIICKVLRMVHINRCFAFSQDAITMAQVFREFIKDTFMIVFPFLVFMLGFATFGVHYFSSVPSVFGNLESAFYTLFVCVTEDGWLDIYNKFKD
- the LOC130566589 gene encoding cation channel sperm-associated protein 4-like isoform X5, which translates into the protein MGDRKQSRKQAFALFVSEQIILTIFILEILVKWNNGFKMFWKSWWNIVGFVITLTLIAGNRITSNPIAQIICKVLRMVHINRCFAFSQDAITMAQVFREFIKDTFMIVFPFLVFMLGFATFGVHYFSSVPSVFGNLESAFYTLFVCVTEDGWLDIYNKFKEYIYLCLL